CCGCCCTCGCCCGCCTCACGCACCGATGCCGAGCCGATCCCGACCACCGGCACATCCAGACGCGCGCGCAGTGCCTCGATGCCCGGATCGCCGAACGCGCCGACGATCACGCCGTCCGCCTGCGCCGCGAGTGCAACGATTTGCGGATCGTTCACGGCGTCGGCGGCCACCGCGAGGTCCTGCTCGTCGACAATCATCGGCGCACCGCGCGTCACCGTCGCCCCACGACCGTCGGCGGCGACTTCATCACGCTGGCGAAATACGAGCGGGCGATATCGACCATCATTTGCGTCGTCGCCGTCGACGTGTTGGGATTAATGAGCAGGATGTGAGTCATGGCAATCTCGGCGAATCAGGTATTCAGGAAGCATGCGAAGCGGCTGCGGAAGATGCAGAAGCGGACGCACGGGCGGCCGCTTTCGGGTCGCTGTCGTCCGGCGCGTCCGGGCCGTCGATGGGCTTGCCGAACGTCTCCGGCGCAAAGGTCAGTGCGATAGCGAACACGGCGTACATCGCGGCCATCATCCCGAACATGCCACCGATGCCGTACTGATCGAACACGCGGCCTGCCACGAGTGGCATCGCGGCACCGGCCAGCGTGCCCAGTGCCAGAATGAACGCCGTGCCGAAGGCGCGCACTCGCGTGGGATAGAGCTCCGGCGCGTAGATCCAGATGGAGGTATCGAGCAGCAGCACGCAGAACTGGAAAGCGGCGCCGAACGCGAGAATCAGGGGCTGCGACTTCGACAAGAACCCGAAGCACAGACCGATCACGCACGCGGCGATAGCACCGAGCGTCAGCACGCGTTTGCGCGGGAAACGGAAGCCGAAGTACGACGCCGTGATCGCGCCAAGAAGACTGCCCGACTGCATCACGATGGTGAACACGAAGCTCTTGCTCAGCGTGTAGCCCTGCGCCATCAGAATCGTCGGCATCAGCGTGAGCACCGAAATCTGCGCGCCGTACGTCATGCACACGGCGATACCGACGGCCACCGTGCGACGCGCCAGCGGTCCGACGAACACTTCGCTCAGACGCACCTTTTCCGCACGGTGCGCGCCGTTCGACGCTTCGCTCAGGTAGCGCTTCGTGTCGCCACCGGCGGACTTGCCCAGCTTGCCGGAGGCGAGAATGTTGAGCACCCGGTTGGCCTCTTCCACGCGGCCTTTGGAGAGCAGAAAGCGCGGCGTCTCCGGGATAAAGCGGCGATAGAGCAGCACAAAGAAGGCCGGGAGGACGAGGCAGCCGAACAACCAGCGCCAGCTATCGGGGCCGGGGAAGAAGGCGAAGACCGCCAGCCCGAACGCCGGTGCGAGCATGTTGCCCAGTCCGCCGCCTGCGACGTTGATCGCACCCACGGCCACGCCACGGAAACGCGACGAGCAGAATTCCGCGAGCATGGTCACGGCAATCGAGATCTCGCCGCCGAGGCCGAAGCCGACGATGAAGCGTCCGGCGGCGAGCATCGTGTAGTTCGTCGCCAGTGCGCAGATCAGCGCGCCGAGCGTGAACAGCATCAGATTGATGCTCAGCATCGTGCGACGCCCGAAGCGGTCGGCGATGTAGCCCGAACCGAGGCGTCCGATGGCGGCGGCACCGAACGTCAACGTGTTGAGAAAGCCGATCTGGGCTGCGGAGATGCCCCAGTATTCGCGCAGCAACGGCCCGACGAGGCCGACGGCGTTCTGTTCGAAGACATCGAACAGAACCCCGAACAGAATCAGTGCGAGGATCTTCTTGTGTGACGGCGTCACGCCAATGTCGTCGAGCGCCCGTTCGAGCTGCTGCAACCTGGGTTCCGACGACGATACGACCACTTCTGCGCCCATCGTAATACTCCCTGCGCCGCGATTGGCGCCTATGCGACCGAATTGCCTCGCCCTCTGATGAACCTGTTCGGTTAATATTTTTTCAAATTATTTGTTTTTGAAAATTATTTTTCATATCAGGGTTTTACCGGACGACGCGGGCGAGCGATGGCCTTGGCGGAAGATGCCAATGATGGACAGGTGGGAGGCCGCGGGCCATCGGAGGACGGCGGGCGGTAGAGGGCCGGATGGGAGCGGCGCGCTTAACCGCTGCGCCGAAATGCGTCCAAATGCCTCAGATGCCTCAGATGCCTCAAATGCATCCAGGACGCGAGAGGGCGCCGGTCAGAATTCGTCGAGTGCGTCGTGGAACGCTTCCACGAGACCGAGATGACGGCGTCCCGGATTGCCCGCAAGCGTCATCACCTGCGTGACGATCAGGTGGCACAGACCCATCACCGCCGTGTGGTTATCGAGTACGCCAGGGCCCTGCACATCGCACTGCAACGACCACTTTGCGGGTGTCTTCGTGGCGGCATTGCGCTCGGTGATGTAGACGAGATTCGGGCAAGCTTTCGCAAGTTGCGCGACGACCGTCGGCATCTGGCGCACTCGACGGCGCAGCGCGAAGACGACCACGA
The Pandoraea oxalativorans genome window above contains:
- a CDS encoding MFS transporter, whose translation is MGAEVVVSSSEPRLQQLERALDDIGVTPSHKKILALILFGVLFDVFEQNAVGLVGPLLREYWGISAAQIGFLNTLTFGAAAIGRLGSGYIADRFGRRTMLSINLMLFTLGALICALATNYTMLAAGRFIVGFGLGGEISIAVTMLAEFCSSRFRGVAVGAINVAGGGLGNMLAPAFGLAVFAFFPGPDSWRWLFGCLVLPAFFVLLYRRFIPETPRFLLSKGRVEEANRVLNILASGKLGKSAGGDTKRYLSEASNGAHRAEKVRLSEVFVGPLARRTVAVGIAVCMTYGAQISVLTLMPTILMAQGYTLSKSFVFTIVMQSGSLLGAITASYFGFRFPRKRVLTLGAIAACVIGLCFGFLSKSQPLILAFGAAFQFCVLLLDTSIWIYAPELYPTRVRAFGTAFILALGTLAGAAMPLVAGRVFDQYGIGGMFGMMAAMYAVFAIALTFAPETFGKPIDGPDAPDDSDPKAAARASASASSAAASHAS